One Nonomuraea angiospora DNA segment encodes these proteins:
- a CDS encoding response regulator transcription factor, which yields MTRVLVVEDEESFSDALSYMLRKEGFEVSVAATGPEALETFDRNGADLVLLDLMLPGLPGTEVCRSLRQRSKVPVIMLTAKDSEIDKVVGLELGADDYVTKPFSSRELVARIRAVLRRQGDVTEELETAVLAVGPVRMDVDRHVVAVRGEQVQLPLKEFELLEVLLRNAGRVLTRGQLIDRVWGADYVGDTKTLDVHVKRLRAKIESDPSNPRCILTVRGLGYKFDATEE from the coding sequence ATGACCCGCGTACTTGTCGTCGAAGACGAGGAGTCCTTCTCCGACGCCCTGTCCTACATGCTCCGTAAAGAGGGTTTCGAGGTGTCGGTCGCGGCGACCGGGCCCGAGGCGCTCGAGACGTTCGACCGCAACGGAGCAGATCTGGTGCTGCTCGACCTGATGCTTCCGGGTCTGCCCGGTACGGAGGTGTGCCGCTCCCTCAGGCAGCGCTCCAAGGTGCCAGTGATCATGCTGACGGCCAAGGACAGCGAGATCGACAAGGTCGTGGGCCTGGAGCTGGGCGCCGACGACTACGTCACCAAGCCGTTCTCGTCGCGCGAGCTGGTGGCCCGCATCCGCGCGGTCCTGCGCCGCCAGGGCGACGTGACGGAGGAGCTGGAGACGGCGGTGCTGGCCGTCGGGCCCGTGCGCATGGACGTCGACCGCCACGTCGTCGCCGTGCGCGGCGAGCAGGTGCAGCTGCCGCTGAAGGAGTTCGAGCTCCTGGAGGTGCTGCTGCGCAACGCGGGGCGTGTACTGACCCGTGGCCAGCTCATCGACCGCGTATGGGGCGCCGATTACGTGGGCGACACCAAGACTCTCGACGTCCATGTCAAGCGCCTGCGCGCCAAGATCGAGTCCGACCCGTCCAACCCGCGCTGCATCCTCACCGTGCGCGGCCTGGGCTACAAGTTCGACGCCACCGAAGAGTAG
- a CDS encoding type III secretion system chaperone family protein: MRDVVEAALKAADVTYDEPRPGAFLVKLPGQHKLATMTWLIVGERALHVEAFFCRQPDENHAEFYRWLLGKNGSMYGVHFSLDPVGDVYLVGRVPPAAVSEAEVDRLLGCVLTYSDDWFDRALELGFASSIRREWEWRAKRGESLANLQAFARFADPDR, translated from the coding sequence ATGCGCGATGTCGTCGAAGCCGCGCTCAAGGCCGCGGACGTCACCTACGACGAGCCGCGGCCGGGCGCGTTCCTGGTCAAACTGCCCGGACAGCACAAGCTCGCCACCATGACGTGGCTGATCGTGGGGGAGCGGGCGCTGCACGTCGAGGCGTTCTTCTGCCGCCAGCCGGACGAGAACCACGCCGAGTTCTACCGCTGGCTGCTCGGCAAGAACGGCTCGATGTACGGCGTGCACTTCTCCCTCGACCCCGTGGGGGACGTCTACCTCGTGGGCCGGGTGCCGCCGGCCGCCGTCTCGGAGGCGGAGGTGGACCGGCTGCTGGGGTGCGTGCTGACGTACTCGGACGACTGGTTCGACCGGGCGCTGGAGCTGGGGTTCGCCTCGTCGATCAGGCGCGAGTGGGAATGGCGGGCCAAGCGCGGGGAGTCGCTGGCCAACCTGCAGGCGTTCGCCCGCTTCGCCGACCCGGACCGCTGA
- a CDS encoding sensor histidine kinase, translating to MAMSFAALAGFVVGALAVLFYRNQIEAPKRVVMEDGTQTGSALPQGVASVLAVLPSSAVVLDAHDKVLRASSAARAFGLVKGDRLMAAELLALARQVRRDGEIRESEIDVAGHKFGQETTNFAVRVAPLGSHGQVLVLAEDQTERRRVEAVRRDFVANVSHELKTPVGAMSLLAETIQDAADDPEAVGRFAGRMQLEAARLNYLIQDLITLSRIQGAEPIPTPGQVSIDESIHDAIDHCNTKAVAKDITLVSGGTEGLRIWGDDELLVTALRNLIDNAVAYSPEHTRVVVSVRPAGDSVEISVSDQGIGIPEEALERIFERFFRVDAARSRATGGTGLGLAIVKHVAAAHAGEVSVWSKEGSGSTFTLRLPAFGGTAVAVPPSIPLETAQ from the coding sequence ATGGCCATGAGCTTCGCGGCCCTGGCCGGGTTCGTCGTGGGCGCCCTGGCGGTCCTGTTCTACCGAAACCAGATCGAGGCTCCGAAACGCGTTGTCATGGAGGACGGCACGCAGACCGGGAGCGCGCTGCCGCAGGGCGTGGCGTCCGTGCTGGCCGTGCTTCCCTCCTCCGCCGTGGTGCTCGACGCGCACGACAAGGTGCTGCGCGCCAGCTCGGCCGCGCGGGCGTTCGGGCTGGTCAAGGGTGACCGGCTGATGGCCGCCGAGTTGCTGGCGCTGGCCCGGCAGGTACGCCGTGACGGCGAGATCCGCGAGAGCGAGATCGACGTCGCAGGGCACAAGTTCGGCCAGGAGACCACGAACTTCGCGGTACGCGTGGCTCCGCTCGGCTCGCACGGCCAGGTCCTGGTGCTCGCGGAGGACCAGACCGAGCGCCGCAGGGTCGAGGCCGTACGCCGTGACTTCGTCGCGAACGTCAGCCACGAGCTGAAGACCCCGGTGGGCGCCATGAGCCTGCTGGCGGAGACCATCCAGGACGCCGCCGACGACCCCGAGGCGGTCGGCCGCTTCGCCGGGCGCATGCAGCTCGAGGCCGCCCGGCTCAACTACCTCATCCAAGACCTGATCACACTCAGCAGGATCCAGGGCGCCGAGCCCATCCCCACCCCCGGACAGGTCTCGATCGACGAGTCCATCCACGACGCCATCGACCACTGCAACACCAAGGCCGTCGCCAAGGACATCACGCTCGTCTCCGGCGGCACCGAGGGCCTGCGCATCTGGGGTGACGACGAACTGCTCGTGACGGCGTTGCGCAATCTGATCGACAATGCCGTCGCGTACAGTCCGGAGCACACCCGGGTCGTGGTCAGCGTGCGGCCCGCCGGCGACTCGGTGGAGATCAGCGTCAGCGACCAGGGCATCGGCATCCCGGAGGAGGCGCTGGAGCGCATCTTCGAGCGGTTCTTCCGCGTCGACGCGGCCAGGTCGCGGGCGACCGGCGGCACCGGGCTCGGCCTGGCCATCGTCAAGCACGTCGCCGCCGCGCACGCCGGCGAAGTGTCCGTCTGGAGCAAGGAAGGGTCCGGCTCCACCTTCACGCTCCGCCTGCCCGCCTTCGGCGGCACGGCGGTGGCAGTACCACCCTCGATTCCCCTGGAGACAGCCCAATGA
- a CDS encoding copper chaperone PCu(A)C, whose amino-acid sequence MTSRRWIVVAAAFLAAPLLAGCGAGFDATTNKPYAPNEAQALIENGAYGTRGIQIPQAFILGPDSGAQLAWRGSAPIYLNILNTAGTPDTLEAVSAGTMGTVKVTAPIQLPSHQLVNTGKPTPQIMLEAIPKSLRGGESIKLDLQFANAGIVSLNVPVVTRSREFKDYPPAPNATAAPTPTPTPSASASEEAH is encoded by the coding sequence GTGACCAGCCGTCGCTGGATTGTCGTCGCCGCCGCGTTCTTGGCAGCCCCCTTGCTGGCGGGCTGCGGGGCTGGATTCGACGCCACCACCAACAAGCCGTACGCGCCCAACGAGGCACAGGCATTGATCGAGAACGGTGCTTACGGCACGCGCGGCATTCAGATCCCGCAGGCGTTCATTCTCGGGCCCGACTCCGGTGCGCAGCTCGCCTGGCGCGGCTCCGCCCCGATCTACCTGAACATCCTCAACACCGCCGGCACGCCCGACACCCTCGAGGCGGTCTCCGCCGGGACCATGGGGACGGTCAAGGTCACGGCCCCGATCCAGCTCCCGAGCCACCAGCTCGTGAACACCGGCAAGCCCACCCCTCAGATCATGCTCGAGGCGATCCCCAAGAGCCTCAGGGGCGGCGAGAGCATCAAGCTGGACCTCCAGTTCGCCAACGCCGGGATCGTGTCCTTGAACGTCCCTGTGGTGACGCGCAGCCGCGAGTTCAAGGACTACCCGCCGGCGCCGAACGCCACCGCGGCCCCCACGCCCACCCCGACGCCGTCCGCGTCGGCCTCCGAAGAAGCCCACTGA
- the phoU gene encoding phosphate signaling complex protein PhoU yields the protein MRDAYHEELDSLTDRLVEMTRLVRSAISRATTALLDADLQLAESVISRDEEVNATFAEIEASIFDLMARQQPVAVDLRMVITALRMGTDLERMGDLAVHVAKVARLRHPESAIPAEVRSTIVEMGQIAENLVTKTGSCIASRDVDSALELEQDDDAMDRLHRRLFRNILSKDWEHGVEPAIDITLIGRYYERYADHAVRVAADVVYLVTGARPS from the coding sequence ATGCGCGACGCGTACCATGAAGAACTTGATTCGCTGACCGACAGGCTGGTCGAAATGACCAGGCTTGTCCGCTCGGCCATTTCCCGTGCGACCACGGCCCTCCTCGACGCCGACCTTCAGCTCGCCGAGAGTGTCATTTCCCGGGACGAGGAAGTGAACGCGACGTTCGCCGAGATCGAAGCGTCGATCTTCGACCTGATGGCCCGGCAGCAGCCGGTGGCCGTGGATCTGCGAATGGTCATCACGGCGCTGCGCATGGGCACCGACCTGGAGCGCATGGGCGACCTCGCCGTCCACGTCGCCAAGGTCGCCCGCCTGCGCCACCCCGAGTCGGCGATCCCGGCCGAGGTGCGCTCGACCATCGTGGAGATGGGGCAGATCGCCGAGAACCTCGTCACCAAGACCGGCAGCTGCATCGCCTCGCGGGACGTGGACTCGGCGCTGGAGCTGGAGCAGGACGACGACGCGATGGACCGGCTGCACCGGCGGCTGTTCCGGAACATCCTGTCCAAGGACTGGGAGCACGGGGTGGAGCCGGCGATCGACATCACGTTGATCGGGCGCTATTACGAGCGGTACGCGGACCACGCGGTACGGGTGGCGGCGGACGTCGTCTACCTGGTCACGGGAGCGCGACCCAGCTGA
- a CDS encoding Mu transposase domain-containing protein — protein sequence MNVRFNRYSVPVAFIGRQVKVLLHSRELLVFADRQLIARHEQLIATLWPEFLLPRLNPGVGPAPWHARSKPTRLWNGIGDWRC from the coding sequence ATCAACGTCCGCTTCAACCGCTATTCGGTGCCGGTGGCGTTCATCGGGCGGCAGGTGAAGGTGCTGCTGCATTCGAGAGAGCTGCTGGTGTTCGCCGACCGGCAGCTCATCGCTCGGCACGAGCAACTGATCGCCACACTGTGGCCAGAATTCCTGTTACCTCGGCTGAACCCCGGGGTGGGGCCAGCTCCATGGCATGCACGCTCAAAGCCCACTCGACTATGGAACGGCATCGGCGACTGGAGGTGTTGA
- a CDS encoding phosphotransferase codes for MTDTEIEITADLVRDLLQEQHPDLAGLTIREVAGGWGNQMWRLGDELVVRMQRMDPTPELQLKERRWLPLLAPRLPLPVPLPVRFGEPSERFPKHWTVMTWVPGEPLDHGSISRGAHAADTLAAFLRALHMEAPAEAPASSDFGAHPKRCTGGFEQFLQAIDPEAVGDVRAVRAVWTDAVAAPEWEGPPMWVHGDLHPANVVVSDGTLSGVIDFGALFAGDPAWDLAAAWVLLPAGTAARFFDMYGHADEAAIRRARGLAAMKSLFLMLMGQNGDRGLPGGKPNWGPAGRAALDRVLKGV; via the coding sequence ATGACCGACACCGAGATCGAGATCACCGCGGACCTGGTCCGCGACCTGCTGCAGGAGCAACATCCAGACCTTGCGGGGCTGACCATCCGTGAGGTGGCGGGCGGCTGGGGCAACCAAATGTGGCGCCTCGGGGACGAGTTGGTCGTACGCATGCAGCGCATGGACCCCACCCCGGAGCTCCAGCTCAAGGAGCGGCGGTGGCTACCCCTGCTGGCCCCGCGCCTGCCGCTCCCGGTGCCCCTCCCGGTGCGGTTCGGCGAACCGTCCGAGCGCTTCCCCAAGCACTGGACCGTGATGACGTGGGTTCCCGGCGAGCCGCTGGACCACGGCTCGATCAGCCGCGGCGCCCACGCGGCCGACACGCTGGCGGCCTTCCTCCGGGCGCTCCACATGGAGGCGCCCGCCGAGGCCCCGGCCAGTTCGGACTTCGGCGCTCACCCCAAGAGGTGCACGGGCGGCTTCGAGCAGTTCTTGCAGGCCATCGACCCCGAAGCCGTCGGCGATGTCCGCGCCGTCCGGGCCGTCTGGACCGATGCCGTCGCGGCCCCCGAGTGGGAGGGCCCGCCGATGTGGGTGCACGGCGACCTCCATCCCGCGAATGTCGTCGTCTCGGACGGAACGCTCTCGGGCGTGATCGATTTCGGCGCCTTGTTCGCCGGCGATCCGGCGTGGGACCTCGCCGCCGCGTGGGTGCTGCTCCCCGCGGGCACGGCCGCACGGTTCTTCGACATGTACGGCCATGCGGACGAGGCGGCGATCCGGCGCGCCCGCGGGCTGGCCGCCATGAAGAGCCTCTTCCTGATGCTCATGGGGCAGAACGGAGATCGAGGCCTTCCCGGCGGCAAGCCGAACTGGGGACCGGCAGGCCGGGCGGCACTTGATCGTGTTCTGAAGGGCGTTTGA
- a CDS encoding phosphoglyceromutase → MATLVLLRHGESDWNAKGLFTGWVDVSLSAKGEDEARRGGKLLQDAGLRPDIVHTSLLTRAIQTAQLALAEADLLWLPVKRSWRLNERHYGALQGKNKAQTREEFGDEQFMLWRRSYDVPPPPIADDDEFSQAGDPRYALLPPELMPRTECLKDVVDRMLPYWYDSIVPDLSAGRTVLVAAHGNSLRALVKHLDGVGDEEIAGLNIPTGIPLLYELDSDFRPRRPGGEYLDPDAAKAAIEAVANQGR, encoded by the coding sequence ATGGCGACTTTGGTGCTGCTTAGGCACGGCGAGAGTGACTGGAACGCGAAGGGCCTGTTCACCGGCTGGGTGGACGTGAGCCTCTCGGCCAAGGGTGAGGACGAGGCCCGCCGCGGCGGCAAGCTCCTCCAGGACGCCGGACTGCGCCCGGACATCGTCCACACCAGCCTGCTGACCCGGGCCATCCAGACGGCCCAGCTCGCGCTGGCGGAGGCCGACCTGCTCTGGCTGCCGGTGAAGCGGAGCTGGCGCCTCAACGAGCGCCACTACGGCGCCCTCCAGGGCAAGAACAAGGCCCAGACGCGCGAGGAGTTCGGCGACGAGCAGTTCATGCTGTGGCGCCGCTCCTACGACGTGCCGCCGCCCCCGATCGCGGACGACGACGAGTTCTCCCAGGCCGGCGACCCCCGCTACGCCCTGCTTCCCCCGGAGCTCATGCCCCGTACGGAGTGCCTGAAGGACGTGGTCGACCGCATGCTCCCGTACTGGTACGACTCGATCGTCCCCGACCTGTCGGCCGGCCGCACGGTCCTGGTGGCCGCCCACGGCAACTCCCTGCGGGCCCTGGTCAAGCACCTGGACGGGGTCGGCGACGAGGAGATCGCGGGCCTCAACATCCCTACGGGGATTCCGCTGCTGTACGAGCTGGACTCCGACTTCCGGCCCCGGCGGCCGGGCGGCGAATACCTCGACCCGGACGCCGCCAAGGCCGCCATCGAAGCCGTCGCCAACCAGGGCCGCTGA
- a CDS encoding class I SAM-dependent methyltransferase — protein sequence MARPAGAAKAGGRPVGAITRGTTGHNRLRRADRWIAAAHGRLLRAAERPLVVDLGYGASHTTTLELFTRLRRVAPAVEVVGIEIDPARVAVAKPYEREGLSFRLGGFELPVPRPPTLVRAFNVLRQYGEAEAWHYWDVLRDRLAPGGVLVEGTSSENGRRAVWVGLSPEGPQTITFSARFDAFERPSDLADRLPKTLIHRNVPGERIHAFLSDFDHAWAVSAPYGVHGLRQRWLASVRALSGAWPVVRRPPLGGPARWRLGELTLPFSAVDPRAQSRASNTA from the coding sequence GTGGCTAGACCGGCCGGGGCCGCCAAGGCGGGGGGCAGACCGGTCGGCGCCATCACCAGGGGCACGACCGGGCACAACCGGCTGCGGCGCGCCGACCGGTGGATCGCCGCCGCGCACGGCCGGCTGCTGCGGGCCGCCGAGCGCCCCCTCGTGGTGGATCTCGGGTACGGCGCGTCGCACACCACGACGCTGGAGCTGTTCACCCGCCTGCGCCGGGTGGCTCCCGCCGTCGAGGTGGTCGGGATCGAGATCGACCCGGCGAGGGTGGCGGTGGCCAAGCCGTACGAGCGGGAGGGCCTGAGCTTCCGGCTGGGCGGCTTCGAGCTGCCCGTCCCGCGCCCGCCGACGCTGGTGCGGGCCTTCAACGTCCTCAGGCAGTACGGCGAGGCCGAGGCGTGGCACTACTGGGACGTGCTCAGAGACCGGCTGGCCCCCGGCGGTGTCCTGGTCGAGGGGACCTCGTCCGAGAACGGGCGGCGCGCGGTCTGGGTGGGGCTGTCTCCGGAAGGGCCCCAGACGATCACGTTCTCGGCCCGTTTCGATGCCTTCGAGCGGCCTTCTGATCTGGCCGACCGGCTGCCGAAGACCCTCATCCACCGGAATGTGCCGGGCGAGCGGATTCATGCGTTCCTGAGCGACTTCGACCACGCCTGGGCGGTGAGCGCGCCGTACGGGGTCCATGGGCTGCGGCAGCGGTGGCTGGCCTCCGTGCGCGCGCTGTCGGGCGCCTGGCCCGTCGTCAGGCGGCCGCCGTTGGGCGGCCCGGCCCGGTGGCGGCTCGGCGAGCTGACCCTCCCGTTCTCGGCGGTGGATCCCCGCGCTCAGAGCCGCGCCTCGAACACGGCGTAG
- a CDS encoding CarD family transcriptional regulator, producing MTFQVGDTVVYPHHGAARIEAITKRSIKGEEKTYLVLKVDKGDLTVQVPAENAELVGVRDVVGQEGLERVFDVLRMPHTEEPTNWSRRYKANLEKLASGDVNKVAEVVRDLWRRDRERGLSAGEKRMLAKARQILVSELALAEKTNEDKAEALLDEVLNS from the coding sequence ATGACTTTCCAGGTCGGCGACACAGTCGTCTACCCCCACCATGGGGCTGCTCGGATCGAAGCAATCACGAAGCGATCCATCAAGGGTGAGGAAAAGACCTACCTGGTGCTCAAGGTCGACAAGGGCGACCTTACCGTCCAGGTGCCAGCCGAAAACGCAGAACTCGTCGGTGTGCGCGATGTTGTCGGCCAGGAAGGCCTTGAGCGGGTTTTCGATGTCCTGCGGATGCCGCACACGGAAGAGCCGACCAACTGGTCTCGTCGCTACAAGGCCAATCTGGAGAAGCTCGCCTCCGGCGATGTGAACAAGGTCGCCGAAGTCGTTCGGGACCTTTGGCGGAGAGACCGCGAGCGCGGCCTGTCCGCGGGCGAGAAGCGCATGCTCGCCAAGGCGCGTCAGATCCTGGTCAGTGAGCTTGCCCTGGCGGAGAAGACCAACGAGGACAAGGCTGAGGCCCTGCTCGACGAGGTTCTCAACTCCTGA
- a CDS encoding O-acetyl-ADP-ribose deacetylase, whose protein sequence is MRITLVKGDITEQSADAVVNAANSSLMGGGGVDGAIHRRGGPEILEECRKLRAGHYGKGLPTGQAVATTAGRMPAKWVIHTVGPVYSMSVDRSELLASCYRESLRVADSLEARSVAFPAISTGIYGWPMDDAARIALDTVRQADTSVEDVRFVLFDSAAYAVFEARL, encoded by the coding sequence ATGCGCATCACTTTGGTGAAAGGCGACATCACCGAGCAATCGGCGGACGCGGTCGTGAACGCCGCCAACTCCTCCCTCATGGGCGGCGGAGGCGTGGACGGCGCCATTCACCGCCGTGGCGGCCCGGAGATCCTCGAGGAGTGCCGGAAGCTGCGTGCCGGCCACTACGGCAAGGGGCTGCCCACCGGACAGGCGGTCGCGACGACGGCCGGGCGCATGCCCGCGAAGTGGGTGATCCACACGGTCGGGCCGGTGTACTCCATGTCGGTGGACCGTTCGGAGCTGCTGGCCTCCTGCTACCGGGAGTCGCTGCGGGTGGCCGACTCCCTGGAGGCCAGGTCGGTGGCCTTCCCCGCGATCTCGACCGGGATCTACGGCTGGCCCATGGACGACGCCGCGCGGATCGCCCTGGACACGGTCCGGCAGGCGGACACGTCCGTGGAGGACGTCCGCTTCGTGCTGTTCGACAGCGCGGCCTACGCCGTGTTCGAGGCGCGGCTCTGA
- a CDS encoding SDR family NAD(P)-dependent oxidoreductase, translated as MRRTAVVTGASSGIGEATARRLAAEGFEVVAGARRRERLDKLAAEVPSIRPVTLDVTSQESVDALAASLERCDVLVNNAGGALGLETVAEGHLDDWQQMYDVNVLGSLRMTKALVPRLVESGDGVLVMVTSTAGLVAYEGGGGYVAAKHAQKSMVETLRLELVGQPVRIVEIAPGMVQSEGFAVTRFRGDETAAARVYEGVPGPLTSEDVADAIAWCVTRPAHVNIDRMIIRPRAQAAQHRVHRISG; from the coding sequence ATGCGGAGAACGGCTGTGGTGACCGGGGCGAGCAGCGGGATCGGGGAGGCGACCGCACGGCGGCTCGCCGCCGAGGGTTTCGAGGTGGTGGCGGGCGCGCGGCGGCGCGAGCGGCTCGACAAGCTCGCCGCGGAGGTGCCCTCGATCAGGCCGGTGACGCTGGACGTGACCTCCCAGGAGTCGGTCGACGCGCTGGCGGCCTCGCTCGAACGGTGCGACGTGCTGGTCAACAACGCCGGTGGCGCCCTCGGCCTCGAAACGGTCGCGGAGGGGCACCTGGACGACTGGCAGCAGATGTACGACGTCAACGTGCTCGGCTCGCTGCGCATGACCAAGGCGCTCGTGCCCAGGCTCGTCGAGTCCGGCGACGGCGTGCTGGTGATGGTGACCTCTACGGCGGGCCTGGTGGCGTACGAGGGCGGCGGCGGCTACGTCGCGGCCAAGCACGCGCAGAAGTCGATGGTCGAGACGCTCCGCCTGGAGCTGGTCGGCCAGCCGGTGCGGATCGTGGAGATCGCGCCGGGCATGGTGCAGAGCGAGGGGTTCGCGGTCACCCGGTTCCGCGGGGACGAGACGGCCGCGGCGCGCGTCTACGAGGGCGTGCCCGGCCCGCTGACCTCCGAGGACGTGGCCGACGCGATCGCCTGGTGCGTGACCCGCCCCGCCCACGTGAACATCGACCGCATGATCATCCGCCCGCGGGCCCAGGCCGCCCAGCACAGGGTGCACCGCATCAGTGGCTAG
- a CDS encoding aminoglycoside phosphotransferase family protein, with product MRHVPVEVPLTGGRITPGVVRVADTVRRPATASSAFVAQLLTHLERRQFTGAPRYLGRDEADRDIFSYLPGWVADRFQRWSDAQVASAGELLRSLHDATRDSGLTGEHPVVCHHDPGPNNTVFRAGLPVAFIDFDTAAPGDPLEDLGYMAWTWCISSKTTAPPATAQAAQVRVLADAYGLPAARRADVPDAILDRQSRNARFWTERLTDPGNCPASPEQITSRIAWSEREHAYTSANRLVFAAALR from the coding sequence ATGCGGCACGTCCCCGTTGAAGTTCCCCTGACCGGAGGACGCATCACCCCAGGCGTCGTCCGTGTCGCCGATACCGTTCGGCGGCCCGCCACGGCCTCCTCCGCCTTCGTCGCTCAACTGCTCACACACCTTGAGCGACGCCAGTTCACGGGAGCGCCGCGCTACCTCGGACGGGACGAAGCCGATCGCGATATTTTCAGCTACCTGCCCGGCTGGGTGGCGGACAGGTTCCAGCGCTGGAGCGACGCTCAGGTCGCTTCAGCCGGGGAGCTTCTTCGCTCGTTGCACGACGCCACCCGCGACAGCGGACTCACCGGGGAGCACCCTGTCGTCTGCCACCACGACCCTGGACCCAACAACACGGTGTTCCGCGCCGGGCTACCAGTCGCCTTCATCGATTTCGACACCGCTGCCCCGGGCGATCCGCTCGAGGACCTCGGATACATGGCCTGGACGTGGTGCATCTCCTCCAAGACCACCGCGCCGCCGGCCACCGCGCAAGCCGCCCAGGTGCGGGTACTCGCCGATGCCTACGGACTCCCTGCGGCGCGCCGTGCTGATGTCCCCGATGCGATCCTCGATCGCCAATCCCGTAATGCCCGTTTCTGGACAGAACGCCTGACCGACCCCGGCAATTGTCCGGCCAGCCCCGAACAAATCACCTCCCGCATCGCTTGGTCCGAACGTGAACACGCCTACACCAGCGCCAACCGCCTGGTCTTCGCGGCGGCCCTGCGATGA
- the mshA gene encoding D-inositol-3-phosphate glycosyltransferase, whose amino-acid sequence MRRRRVSRVATISMHTSPLDQPGTGDAGGMNVYIVESAKRLAHLGVEVEIFTRATARDLPPVTELAPGVLVRHLTAGPYEEMERSELPSQLCAFLSGVLRTEAMYDPGRYDVIHSHYWLSGQVGWLAKERWGVPLVHTMHTMAKVKNLLLAQGDKPEPKARVVGEEQVVQVADRLVANTVDEARELIDLYGAVEERVAVVNPGVNLTVFQPASQGAARRRLGLPQDAHVLLFVGRIQPLKAPDVLLRAASRMLIDDPSLRERLVVVCVGGPSGNGLARPSLLTELAAELGIPDVVRLVPPAPQEELADWYRAASVTVVPSYSESFGLVALESQACGTPVAAAAVGGLRTAVRDGVSGLLVDGHDPAQWAQALRRFLVSPRWRDSMSAGARTHAAAFGWQATASRLVDVYAGAIANLHKTPIALNF is encoded by the coding sequence GTGAGGCGACGACGGGTCAGCCGGGTCGCGACCATCAGCATGCACACATCGCCCCTGGACCAGCCCGGAACGGGCGACGCCGGAGGCATGAACGTGTACATCGTGGAGTCGGCCAAGCGGCTGGCTCACCTCGGCGTGGAAGTGGAGATCTTCACCCGGGCCACCGCCCGCGATCTCCCGCCCGTGACCGAACTCGCCCCAGGCGTCCTCGTCCGCCACCTCACCGCGGGACCGTACGAGGAGATGGAGCGCAGCGAGCTCCCGAGCCAGCTCTGCGCCTTCCTGTCCGGGGTGCTGCGGACCGAGGCCATGTACGACCCGGGCCGCTACGACGTCATCCACTCCCACTACTGGCTCTCCGGCCAGGTCGGCTGGCTGGCCAAGGAGCGCTGGGGCGTGCCGCTCGTGCACACCATGCACACCATGGCCAAGGTCAAGAACCTCCTGCTCGCCCAGGGCGACAAGCCGGAGCCCAAGGCCCGCGTGGTCGGCGAGGAGCAGGTCGTGCAGGTCGCCGACCGCCTCGTGGCCAACACCGTCGACGAGGCGCGCGAGCTGATCGACCTGTACGGCGCCGTCGAGGAGCGCGTCGCCGTCGTGAACCCCGGCGTCAACCTCACCGTCTTCCAGCCCGCCTCCCAGGGCGCCGCGCGACGGCGGCTCGGCCTGCCGCAGGACGCGCACGTCCTGCTCTTCGTGGGCCGCATCCAGCCGCTCAAGGCCCCCGACGTGCTGCTGCGCGCCGCCTCCAGGATGCTCATCGACGACCCGTCGCTGCGCGAGCGCCTGGTCGTGGTCTGCGTCGGCGGGCCCTCGGGCAACGGCCTGGCCAGGCCGTCCCTGCTCACCGAACTGGCCGCCGAACTCGGCATCCCGGACGTCGTCCGCCTCGTGCCCCCGGCCCCGCAGGAGGAGCTGGCCGACTGGTACCGGGCGGCCTCGGTGACGGTCGTGCCCTCGTACAGCGAGTCGTTCGGCCTCGTCGCCCTGGAGTCCCAGGCCTGCGGCACGCCCGTGGCGGCCGCCGCCGTGGGCGGGCTGCGCACCGCCGTGCGGGACGGGGTGTCGGGCCTCCTCGTGGACGGCCACGACCCGGCGCAGTGGGCGCAGGCGCTGCGCCGCTTCCTCGTCTCGCCGCGCTGGCGCGACTCGATGTCGGCGGGCGCCCGCACGCACGCGGCGGCCTTCGGCTGGCAGGCGACCGCGTCCCGCCTGGTGGACGTGTACGCGGGCGCCATCGCGAACCTCCACAAAACGCCCATCGCCCTGAACTTCTAG